The nucleotide sequence GCGGGGCGTCGGGGCGCTGGCGCGGCGGGCCTGCCCGATCGACCGCCACCGTGGCGATCCCGCCCCTGGGGCCGAAGCGCGGCGGCCCGACGACCCGACCCTCGATCCGCAGATGCGACGGGCCCCGATCGTCGGGGGGAGGAAGGCCCGCCGCCCCGAGTGCCGCGGCACAGGGCCCGGCAGCGGGCCCCGGCCTATCGTGCAGGCCCCACCGCACCATCCCGGCGAGGAGGAAGGCCAGCGCGAGCAGGGCGAGGGCCGGCAGGCGCCAGCCCCGGCGCGACGCGGCGAACGCCAGGAGGGCGAGCGGGAACAAGCCGGCCGCCGCGGCGGTTCCAGCTAGGACGGGAGAATGCGTGTCGATCCAGATCCCTGCGGCGTAGCTCCCCGCCAGCAGGACCAGGGGGCCCGGCCCCGCGCGTGTGCCCATGCTCACCGCGGGTGCGCGGCGCATGCCAGCGGGCAAATCCCCCTGTCATTTGTGGTTTTTGACGCACCATGCTACCGTGCGTCGGCTCTACTCACGGCCTGCGGGTCGGACGGTACCATCGGAGGGCTTGCTTGATGCAGACGACCTTCAAGGTCGGAGACAAGGCGGTCTACCCGGGCCAGGGCGTCGGCGAAGTGCTCGGAATCGAGCACAAAGAGGTCGCCGGCCAGCGCCAGTCGTTCTACGTGCTGCGCATCCTCGAGAACGGGATGAAGATCATGATCCCGATCAACAAGGTCGGATCGGTCGGGCTGCGCGAGATCATCGACGACGCCGCGGTGAAGCGCGTGTACACCATCCTCAACGAGAAGGATGTCTCGGTCGACGCCACCACCTGGAACCGGCGCTACCGCGAGTACATGGAGAAGATCAAGACCGGCTCGGTCTTCGAAATCGCCGAAGTGCTCCGCGACCTCTACCTGCTCAAGACCGACAAGGATCTCTCCTTCGGCGAGCGGAAGATGCTCGACACGGCTCGCTCGCTCCTGATCAAGGAGCTCTCCCTCGCCAAGAATTGTGACGAGGAGACGATCGAGAGCGATCTGCGGACCATCTTCAACCGCTAGCAGCAACACCGGCCGGTTGTGCGATGCCCCCCGCAAAAGCGCGAGGGGCCTTCGCATTTAAGCCGTCGGATACCGAGGGGGCTCGGTGGCACACGCCGACGCAGTGGTGATCCTGCCTGCAGCCGGGAAGGGCACGAGGCTCGGGCAGGCGAAGCAATATCTCGAATTGGGCGGCGTGCCCGTCATGGCCCGTGCGGCCCGGGCCGCCGCCGCCTGCCAGGAAGTGGCGGCGATCGTCGTCGCCTGCCCTGCAGGCGACGAGGAGAAGGTGCGGGCGCTCCTCGAGGCCCACGGCGCCGGGGCGAAGCTCCACGCGGTCGTGGCTGGCGGTGCGGAGCGCGCCGATTCCGTGCGCAACGCCCTCGCTGCAGCCCCCGCCGGTGTGGAGCTGGTGGCGGTGCACGACGCGGCCCGCCCCTTCGCGTCGCCTGCGCTCTTCACCCGGGTGCTCGAGGCAGCCCGTACGCACGGGGCGGCGCTGGCGGCGATTCCCTGCACCGATACGGTGAAGAAGGCGGAGGGGACCGCAGTGGCGGGCACCCTCGACCGCCGCACCCTCTGGCTGGCGCAGACGCCGCAGGCCTTCCGCATCCCCGTGCTCCGCGCCGGCTACGAGCGGGCGGGCAATGGCGCGTCGTCGTTCACCGACGAGGCCTCGCTGGTGGAGGCCTCCGGCGGGAGGGTGGAGCTGGTGCCCGGGGAGAAGGAGAATTTCAAGGTGACCGACGCCGACGATCTGGCCAGGGCCCGGGCAAGGGTGGAGCTCCCCGCTGCGGTGGGCTTTGGCCTCGACGTGCACGCCTACGAAGAGGGGCGGCGCTGCATCCTCGGGGGGATCGAGTTTCCGGGCGAGGTGGGGCTACTCGGCCACTCCGACGCGGACGCGGCGCTCCACGCGATCATGGACGCGATCCTCGGCGGCGCCGGCCTCGGCGACATCGGACTGCATTTCCCCGACACCGACGACCGCTTCCGCGGCGCCGACTCCGGCAGGCTGCTGGAGGAGGTGGTGCGCCGGGCGGCGGCGGCCGGCTTCGCCGTGCTCAACGTCGACCTCACCATCGCCGCCGCCCGCCCGAAGATCGGGCCGCGCCGGGACGAGATGCGCGTCCGCATCGCCGAGCTCCTCGGCGTGCCGGCTGCCCGCGTCAACGTGAAGGCGACCACCACCGAGGGCCTCGGCTTCGTCGGGCGCAAGGAGGGCCTCGCCGCGCAGGCGGTGGTTCTCCTCGCTCGATGTTGAGCGGGCCTTCTCTGCTACCGCGGCCCCACGGCGGGGCCGCAGCCCCTCGACACCAGGTGAACCCATTCGGGCGGTCGATGGTAGAGTCAACCGCTTCCGAGGAGTCTACGATCATGGCGCAGCGCGTCTTCAATACGCTCACGAACCAGAAGGAAGAGCTCGTTCCCCGCGAGGACAAGAAGCTCGGCATGTACGTGTGCGGCCCGACCGTCTACGACATGAGCCACGTGGGCCACGCCCGCTGCTACAGCTCCTTCGACACGATCGCGCGCTGGCTGCGGGAGAGCGGCTACGAGCTCACCGTCGTCCGCAACTACACCGACGTGGACGACAAGATCATCAAGCGCGCCAACGAGATGGGCGTGCCGCCGCAGGAGATCTCGGAGCGCTACATCGCCGAGTTCCAGACGGACATGCGCGCGCTCAACGTGCTGCCCGCTGACGTGGAGCCGAAGGTCACCGAGCACATGCCGGAGATCATCGCGCTGATCGAGCGGCTGGTGGAGAAGGGCTTCGCCTACCCGGCGGACGGCGACGTCTACTTCGCGGTGAAGGCCTTCAAGGCCTACGGCAAGCTCTCCAAGCGCAACCTGGATGACCTGCTCTCCGGCGCCAGGGTCGAGGTGGGGGAGCGCAAGCGTGATCCCCTCGACTTCGCGCTGTGGAAGGGGGCCAAGCCCGGCGAGCCCGCGTGGGATTCGCCGTGGGGCAAGGGCCGTCCGGGCTGGCACATCGAGTGCTCCGCGATGAGCGCGAAATACCTGGGCTCGAGCTTCGACATTCACGGCGGCGGCAAGGATCTCGTCTTCCCGCACCACGAGAACGAGATCGCCCAGAGCGAGGCGGACAGCGGCCTCAACCTCTCCAACTACTGGCTGCACAACGGCTTCGTGACGATCAACGCGGAGAAGATGGCGAAGAGCGTCGGCAACTTCACCACCATCCGCGACATGCTCGACCGCTACGACGGCGAGGCGCTGCGCTACTTCCTGCTCGGCACCCACTACCGCTCGCCCATCGACTTCTCGGTGGAGGCGATCGACGCGGCGCAGTCGCGGGTCGCCTACGTCTACGAGACGCTGGCGAAGGTGGACGAGCGGCTCGCCCGCAACGCGGACATCTCGAGCAACGGGCCGGTGCAGGTGCCCGAGGTGGTCGACGGCCTCTGGCCGCGCTTCGCCGAGGCGATGGAGGACGACTTCAACGCCGCCGCCGCGCTGGGGGCGGTGAGCGAGACCTTCTCGCTGATGAACGAGTTCGTGGACCGGCCGCCCACGAAGGACAAGCAGATGGTGGCGCGGACGCTGAAGCGGATGCGGGAGACCGTGAACCGGATCGGCGGCGTCCTCGGCGTGTGGCAGCAGGAGCCGAAGGTGTGGCTCGCGCGGCACCGGGAGCGGATGGCTGCGCAGAAGGGGATCGAGCCGGCCTGGGTCGAGGGGCGGATCACCGCCAGGGCCGAGGCTCGGAAGGCGAAGGACTTCGCCGCGGCGGATGCGATCCGGGACGAGCTCGCGAAGAGCGGCGTCGAGATCATGGATTCGCCGGGTGGAACGACGTGGAGGATCGTGGCGTGAAAAAGAAGCTGATCGGAATCTCCGCAGTACTTCTTGCCGCGGCGGTCGGGTGCGGCGACGACAACGAACCCGGTGGCGGCGGGGCGCCGGTCGATCTCCAGATCACCGGCATGTCGGCGCCCGCGACGGTCTCCTTCGACGGGCAGGGCGTGCTCCACGCCACCTGCCAGACCGACGAGGATTGCGCCGCGGTCCTCGGCTACTACCACGCGAAGAATCGCTTCTGGCAGATGGACACCCAGCGGCGCGTCTCGCGGGGCACGCTGGCGGAGCTGATCCCCGCTGCGGGAACCGGCAAAGACGAGTTTCTCCGCCACTACCTCTCCACCTCGACCGGCGAGCCGATCGAGGAGGCGATCTGGGCGATCACCGACGAGGGGACGAAGGCAATCGTCGAGGCCTACACCGCCGGCGTGAACAGCTGGCTCGCCGACGCGCGGGCAGGCCGGAACGACGCCACGCTCACGGAGGAGTACAGGCTCGGCGCGATCGACGTGAAGGCCGACGAGATCCCCGACTGGGATCCCCTCGACACCATCGCCATTGCGCGCCTCCTCACCTGGCAGCTCTCCGACGACAGCGTCACCGAGTCGAGCCTCGGCGCCGCCTTCCCGCGGCTCCCGGTGGAGCGCGCGGTGGCGCTCTTCACCCCGGCGCAGGCGACCACCACCTTCACCATGCCTGCCTCCGGCGTCTCCTATTTCCAGGAGACCGCCGGCGTGCGCGCGATGCGCGCGCCCTTCTCGCTGGAGTCGGTGGCAGCGGTGCAGGCGCGCCTCGGCATCGCCTCGCGCGCGCTGGAGGAGGCCCGGGCGAAGACGGCGGCGAGCGAGCTGCCGCTCCTCGGCGGCGTCGACGATCCCAAGGGCTCCAACAACTGGGTGGTGGCGCCGCAGCGCACCGCCAACGGCAACGCGCTCCTCGCCAACGATCCCCACCTCCCCTTGAGCAACCCGGGCGTCTGGTATTTCGTCGACATGGACGCGAAGAGCGAGGGCACCGGCTCGATCCACGTGGCGGGCGGCTCCTTCCCCGGCATCCCGGGTGTGCCCATCGGCCGCAACGAGAACGTGGCCTGGGGCGCCACCGTCGCCTACTACGACGACACCGATCTCTACGTGGAGACGCTGACCGAGGACGGCAGCGCGGTGCTCTTCGATACGGACGGCGACGGCACGCCGGAAGAGGTGGAGATCGTTTCGAAGGACGTGCAGTTCGGCCCCGCGAACAACCGCAAGACGGTGACGCTGAAGTGGGTGCCGCACCACGGGCCGATCCTCTCCGAGGACCTCGCCAACCGCGTGGCGATCAGCGCCCGCTGGACCGGCCACGAGGCGACCAACGAGCTCAAGGCCTTCCTCGACGTGGCCCGCGCCTCGACGGTGGCGGAGGCGAAGGCGGCGCTGCAGCAGTTCGAGGTCGGAGCCCAGAACTTCGTGCTCGTCGACACCAACGGGAGCATCGGCTGGTACCCCCACGCCAGGGTGCCGGTGCGCTCCTGGGCCTCGTACTCGCAGACCGATCCTTCGGGCACGCTGCCGCCGTGGCTGCCGCTCCCCGGCGACGGCAGCGCCGAGTGGGAAGGCTTCCTGCCCGCGGACGAGCTCCCGCAGATGTTCGACCCGCCGGAGGGCTTCATCGCCACCGCGAACCAGGACATGACCGGCGCCACCGCCGACGGCGATCCCACCAACGAGTCGCCCTACCTGCAGGCGATCACCGCCGCGGGCTTCCGGGAGACGCGGGTGGTGGAGCTGCTCGAGGAGATCGGCGACCAGCACACGCCGGAGACGATGATCGCGATCCAGGCCGACGTGCACTCGCTGCCTGGCGCGTACCTGGTGCCGG is from Vulgatibacter sp. and encodes:
- a CDS encoding CarD family transcriptional regulator, which translates into the protein MQTTFKVGDKAVYPGQGVGEVLGIEHKEVAGQRQSFYVLRILENGMKIMIPINKVGSVGLREIIDDAAVKRVYTILNEKDVSVDATTWNRRYREYMEKIKTGSVFEIAEVLRDLYLLKTDKDLSFGERKMLDTARSLLIKELSLAKNCDEETIESDLRTIFNR
- the ispD gene encoding 2-C-methyl-D-erythritol 4-phosphate cytidylyltransferase, with the protein product MAHADAVVILPAAGKGTRLGQAKQYLELGGVPVMARAARAAAACQEVAAIVVACPAGDEEKVRALLEAHGAGAKLHAVVAGGAERADSVRNALAAAPAGVELVAVHDAARPFASPALFTRVLEAARTHGAALAAIPCTDTVKKAEGTAVAGTLDRRTLWLAQTPQAFRIPVLRAGYERAGNGASSFTDEASLVEASGGRVELVPGEKENFKVTDADDLARARARVELPAAVGFGLDVHAYEEGRRCILGGIEFPGEVGLLGHSDADAALHAIMDAILGGAGLGDIGLHFPDTDDRFRGADSGRLLEEVVRRAAAAGFAVLNVDLTIAAARPKIGPRRDEMRVRIAELLGVPAARVNVKATTTEGLGFVGRKEGLAAQAVVLLARC
- the cysS gene encoding cysteine--tRNA ligase, which gives rise to MAQRVFNTLTNQKEELVPREDKKLGMYVCGPTVYDMSHVGHARCYSSFDTIARWLRESGYELTVVRNYTDVDDKIIKRANEMGVPPQEISERYIAEFQTDMRALNVLPADVEPKVTEHMPEIIALIERLVEKGFAYPADGDVYFAVKAFKAYGKLSKRNLDDLLSGARVEVGERKRDPLDFALWKGAKPGEPAWDSPWGKGRPGWHIECSAMSAKYLGSSFDIHGGGKDLVFPHHENEIAQSEADSGLNLSNYWLHNGFVTINAEKMAKSVGNFTTIRDMLDRYDGEALRYFLLGTHYRSPIDFSVEAIDAAQSRVAYVYETLAKVDERLARNADISSNGPVQVPEVVDGLWPRFAEAMEDDFNAAAALGAVSETFSLMNEFVDRPPTKDKQMVARTLKRMRETVNRIGGVLGVWQQEPKVWLARHRERMAAQKGIEPAWVEGRITARAEARKAKDFAAADAIRDELAKSGVEIMDSPGGTTWRIVA
- a CDS encoding penicillin acylase family protein, coding for MKKKLIGISAVLLAAAVGCGDDNEPGGGGAPVDLQITGMSAPATVSFDGQGVLHATCQTDEDCAAVLGYYHAKNRFWQMDTQRRVSRGTLAELIPAAGTGKDEFLRHYLSTSTGEPIEEAIWAITDEGTKAIVEAYTAGVNSWLADARAGRNDATLTEEYRLGAIDVKADEIPDWDPLDTIAIARLLTWQLSDDSVTESSLGAAFPRLPVERAVALFTPAQATTTFTMPASGVSYFQETAGVRAMRAPFSLESVAAVQARLGIASRALEEARAKTAASELPLLGGVDDPKGSNNWVVAPQRTANGNALLANDPHLPLSNPGVWYFVDMDAKSEGTGSIHVAGGSFPGIPGVPIGRNENVAWGATVAYYDDTDLYVETLTEDGSAVLFDTDGDGTPEEVEIVSKDVQFGPANNRKTVTLKWVPHHGPILSEDLANRVAISARWTGHEATNELKAFLDVARASTVAEAKAALQQFEVGAQNFVLVDTNGSIGWYPHARVPVRSWASYSQTDPSGTLPPWLPLPGDGSAEWEGFLPADELPQMFDPPEGFIATANQDMTGATADGDPTNESPYLQAITAAGFRETRVVELLEEIGDQHTPETMIAIQADVHSLPGAYLVPAMLAAVDPGALSEDAQAVAAALEDWEYGCPTGLASSDPDGPVSTDPTEAKESIGCSAFHYLLSRVFANAYGDELRASGAPADSNLLIRPLTLALGPARDVQVDPAVLWDDLETTEVTEDAATILTASFEDAAAQLARAFGTDPNEWRWGRVHTITFESLVGDLAAAESVTGINNGPYANDGGLFTVDVANPPSLARGSGFAHGSGASLRIVNEATADGIKTWLQVPGGQDLHRDGEHYGDLVDGWLANESFVFPFTREEVDAAAVTTLRVGP